A window of the Lolium perenne isolate Kyuss_39 chromosome 7, Kyuss_2.0, whole genome shotgun sequence genome harbors these coding sequences:
- the LOC127301070 gene encoding preprotein translocase subunit SECY, chloroplastic, producing MATATPQKCCLPAPSRPPPISAPLRFRYLTIGASSFHFRGRRTATARRGRTAFVLSPRCTLETAGPAFDPLGLYKEDSSSSDYQSPLSTFFGILSPVFGSSSGSRKEKSSYGRGAAAAMEDSTIDIGDFFKGPLPGKFLKLLGFLALSRLGVYIPLGGVNREAFAGNLDQNSLLGTLDSFSGGGIGRLGICSLGIVPFINAQIVFQLLAQLYPKLQDLQKKEGEAGRKKILQYTRYASVGFAIVQAIGQVLFLRPYVNDFSTEWVLTSVTLLTLGSVFTTFLGETISELKLGNGTSLLIFTSIISYLPASFGRTVAEGFQAGNYVGLLTIILSFFFLVLGIVYVQEAERKIPLNYASRYSSRAGGPQRSAYLPFKVNSSGVMPIIFSTSSLALPATLARFTGLEILKKAAIALTPGGSFYLPTNVMLIAFFNYYYTFLQLDPDDLSEQLKRQGASIPLVRPGKNTAAFIKTVLSRISVLGSAFLAVLAAGPSVVEQISHLTAFRGFAGTSVLILVGCATDTARKVQAEIISQKYKNIEFYDVKSSDQ from the exons ATGGCCACGGCGACACCGCAGAAATGCTGCCTTCCCGCCCCCTCGCGGCCTCCTCCCATCTCCGCTCCCCTCCGCTTTCGCTACCTCACCATAGGAGCCTCCTCCTTCCACTTTCGGGGGCGCCGCACGGCAACGGCAAGGAGAGGAAGAACTGCCTTTGTCTTGTCCCCAAG GTGTACGTTGGAGACGGCTGGCCCAGCCTTTGATCCTCTGGGGCTCTACAAGGAGGACTCTTCCAGCTCTGATTATCAGTCTCCCTTGTCGACATTCTTCGGCATCCTGTCTCCCGTGTTCGGGAGCTCCAGTGGCTCCAGGAAGGAGAAGTCATCCTATGGCCGAGGAGCAGCAG CTGCGATGGAGGATAGTACTATTGACATTGGTGACTTCTTCAAGGGCCCTCTACCTGGGAAGTTTCTGAAGCTccttggttttttggccttgtcTCGACTTGGTGTGTATATACCTTTGGGTGGAGTGAACCGGGAAGCTTTTGCTGGTAATCTTGACCAGAACAGTCTGCTGGGCACTTTAGATTCTTTTTCTGGTGGAGGCATTGGCCGGCTTGGAATATGCTCCCTTGGCATTGTTCCATTTATCAATGCACAGATTGTGTTTCAGCTTCTTGCTCAGCTTTATCCAAAATTGCAAGATCTTCAGAAAAAAGAAGGGGAGGCAGGTAGAAAGAAGATCCTTCAGTACACAAGATATGCATCTGTTGGTTTTGCAATTGTCCAG GCTATTGGACAAGTTCTTTTTCTCCGTCCTTATGTTAATGACTTCAGCACAGAATGGGTACTAACATCTGTGACACTATTGACACTGGGATCGGTGTTTACAACTTTCCTTGGTGAAACAATATCTGAGTTGAAACTCGGGAATGGAACGTCTCTTCTTATATTTACAAGTATAATATCGTATTTGCCTGCATCATTCGGAAGGACAGTCGCGGAGGGATTTCAAGCGGGGAATTATGTTGGACTTCTCACAATCATATTATCATTCTTTTTTTTAGTTCTTGGGATTGTCTATGTCCAG GAAGCTGAGAGAAAAATACCATTGAACTATGCTTCTCGATACAGCAGCCGAGCTGGAGGGCCCCAACGTTCTGCATATCTACctttcaag GTCAATAGTTCCGGTGTCATGCCTATCATATTTTCTACATCTTCATTGGCTTTACCTGCTACTTTGGCACGGTTCACTGGTTTAGAAATTCTTAAAAAAGCTGCGATAGCCCTAACTCCAGGAG GTTCTTTCTATCTTCCAACTAATGTGATGCTTATAGCCTTTTTCAATTACTACTACACTTTTCTTCAATTGGATCCTGATGATCTTAGTGAGCAATTGAAGCGGCAAGGTGCTTCAATACCGCTTGTGCGGCCAGGAAAAAATACAGCTGCCTTTATTAAAACA GTTCTTAGTCGTATCTCTGTCCTAGGATCTGCCTTTCTGGCTGTACTAGCTGCTGGACCATCTGTGGTCGAACAAATCTCTCACTTGACAGCATTTCGGGGATTCGCTGGTACATCAGTGcttatccttgttggatgtgcaaCCGACACTGCTCGGAAAGTTCAGGCAGAAATAATTTCTCAGAAATATAAGAACATCGAGTTCTATGATGTCAAAAGTTCTGACCAATAA
- the LOC127301071 gene encoding probable xyloglucan glycosyltransferase 3 has protein sequence MAPPSTYVSSESSWWGGKEEHGTPVVVKMDNPYSLVEIDGPGMDSAEKARRKNAKQFKWVLLLRAHRAVGCVAWIAGGFWGLMGAVNRRVRRSRDADAEPDAEASGRGRHMLRFLRAFLLLSLAMLAFETVAYLKGWHFPRNLPEEYLRQLPEHVLLNLPEHLRHLPENLRMPERKEIQGFLHGAYVAWLDFRIDYIAWAIQKLSGFCIVLFMVQSVDRIVMCLGCFWIKIRGLKPRLPAASTKALSKNADDLEDGDADDLDAYYPMVLVQMPMCNEKEVYETSISHVCQIDWPRDRMLIQVLDDSDDVTCQMLIKAEVTKWSQKGVNIIYRHRLSRTGYKAGNLKSAMACEYVKDYEFVALFDADFQPNPDFLKLTVPHFKGNPELALVQARWIFVNKDENLLTRLQNINLCFHFEVEQQVNGVYLNFFGFNGTAGVWRIEALEDSGGWMDRTTVEDMDIAVRAHLQGWKFIYLNDVKVLCELPESYTAYRKQQHRWHSGPMQLFRVCLPAIFKSKIPFWKKANLVMLFFLLRKMILPFYSFTLFCVILPLTMFVPEAQLPVWVICYVPMIMSVLNILPAPKSVPFIIPYLLFENTMSVTKFNAMVSGLFQMGSSYEWVVTKKAGRTSSESDMFALAEEADTLARPAGAKLVRGVSEGGLEAWAKMHEHDKKDLQLQQADAQEEEAKSPPAKKMSKQPKAPNRIFKKELALASLLLIAATRSLLSAQGLHFYFLLFQGVTFLAVGLDLIGEQVS, from the exons atggcGCCTCCGAGCACGTACGTGTCATCGGAGTCTTCGTGGTGGGGCGGCAAGGAGGAGCACGGCACGCCGGTGGTGGTGAAGATGGACAACCCCTACTCCCTGGTGGAGATCGACGGCCCCGGCATGGACAGCGCCGAGAAGGCTCGGCGCAAGAACGCCAAGCAGTTCAAGTGGGTGCTCCTCCTGCGCGCGCACCGCGCCGTCGGGTGCGTGGCCTGGATCGCCGGAGGGTTCTGGGGCCTGATGGGCGCCGTGAACCGCCGCGTGCGACGGAGCCGCGACGCCGACGCGGAGCCCGACGCCGAGGCCTCGGGCCGCGGCCGCCACATGCTCCGCTTCCTCCGCGCGTTCCTGCTGCTCTCCCTCGCCATGCTCGCCTTCGAGACGGTGGCCTACCTGAAAGGGTGGCACTTCCCGCGGAACCTGCCGGAGGAGTACCTCCGCCAGCTCCCCGAGCACGTCCTGCTGAACCTTCCGGAgcacctccggcacctgccggagaaccTCCGCATGCCGGAGAGGAAGGAGATCCAGGGGTTCCTCCACGGCGCGTACGTGGCGTGGCTCGACTTCCGCATCGACTACATCGCGTGGGCCATCCAGAAGCTCTCGGGCTTCTGCATCGTCCTCTTCATGGTGCAGTCTGTGGACCGCATCGTCATGTGCCTCGGCTGCTTCTGGATCAAGATCCGCGGCCTCAAGCCGCGCCTCCCGGCCGCCTCCACCAAGGCCCTCAGCAAGAACGCCGACGACCTCGAGGACGGCGACGCCGATGACCTCGACGCCTACTACCCCATGGTCCTCGTCCAGATGCCAATGTGCAACGAAAAAGAG GTGTACGAGACGTCGATCTCGCACGTGTGTCAGATCGACTGGCCACGGGATCGGATGCTGATCCAGGTGCTGGACGACTCGGACGACGTGACGTGCCAGATGCTGATCAAGGCGGAAGTCACCAAGTGGAGCCAGAAGGGGGTGAACATTATCTACCGCCATCGACTGTCGCGCACCGGGTACAAGGCCGGAAACCTCAAGTCCGCCATGGCCTGCGAGTACGTCAAGGACTATGAGTTCGTCGCCCTCTTTGACGCTGACTTCCAGCCCAACCCGGACTTCCTCAAGCTCACTGTCCCACACTTCAAG GGAAACCCGGAGCTTGCGCTGGTGCAGGCGCGTTGGATCTTCGTGAACAAGGACGAGAACCTGCTGACCCGGCTGCAGAACATCAACCTGTGCTTCCACTTCGAGGTCGAGCAGCAGGTCAACGGCGTCTacctcaacttcttcggcttcaaTGGCACCGCCGGCGTCTGGCGCATCGAGGCCCTCGAGGACTCCGGCGGTTGGATGGACCGCACCACCGTGGAAGACATGGATATCGCCGTGCGCGCTCACCTCCAAGGATGGAAGTTCATCTACCTCAACGACGTCAAG GTGCTCTGCGAGCTGCCGGAGTCGTACACGGCTTACCGGAAGCAGCAGCACCGGTGGCACTCCGGCCCAATGCAGCTCTTCCGCGTCTGCCTCCCGGCCATCTTCAAGTCCAAG ATCCCGTTCTGGAAGAAGGCGAATCTGGTGATGCTCTTCTTCCTTCTGAGGAAGATGATCCTGCCCTTCTACTCCTTCACGCTCTTCTGCGTGATCCTGCCGCTCACCATGTTCGTGCCGGAGGCGCAGCTTCCCGTGTGGGTGATCTGCTACGTGCCCATGATCATGTCGGTGCTCAACATCCTGCCGGCGCCCAAGTCCGTGCCCTTCATCATCCCGTACCTCCTCTTCGAGAACACCATGTCCGTCACCAAGTTCAACGCCATGGTGTCTGGGCTGTTCCAGATGGGGAGCTCCTACGAGTGGGTTGTCACCAAGAAGGCCGGCAGGACCTCGTCGGAGTCCGACATGTTCGCGCTGGCGGAGGAGGCCGACACCCTCGCCAGGCCAGCTGGAGCCAAGCTCGTCCGCGGAGTGTCCGAAGGCGGGCTCGAGGCGTGGGCCAAGATGCACGAGCACGACAAGAAGGACCTGCAGCTGCAGCAGGCCGACGCGCAGGAGGAGGAGGCCAAGTCGCCGCCGGCCAAGAAGATGAGCAAGCAGCCCAAGGCGCCGAACCGGATCTTCAAGAAGGAGCTGGCACTGGCCTCCCTCCTACTCATCGCCGCCACGCGCAGCCTGCTCTCGGCTCAGGGGCTGCACTTCTACTTCCTGCTCTTCCAGGGCGTCACGTTCCTCGCCGTCGGCCTCGACCTCATCGGCGAGCAGGTCAGCTAG